acgaatacaaaaaaaaaggcgACGATACCACAGGGTCCTACTTTCAGCCAGGAGAGGATAAAAAAGACCTTTTAGGGGAGTTGATTGTAGCAAATTACAGGATTCAGACGAGGGAGCACGAACGTCACAATACTGAGCGAGTAAGTGGCCACTGCATCTCACCGTGGTGACTCATTTGAAGttttatgtgtatttaaacacCAGGAAGGAAACCAAGTCGTgcagaggcaaacacacacctgcttaCACCCAGTCaagagaaactttttttttttgcaagacGATTAAGTCTGACAGCTGTGCATTGCTCATCTCTCACATTACTGACACTGCAGAGAACAGCAGAAGCTACGCTCATCTCCGTCCTCAGTACATCTGTTCTCGTGcacacggaggaggaggagcgctgACATTTGATAAGCTAAGGCCTCCTAACCCCCTTAGTgcatcccagtgtgtgtgtgtacgcataTCAAAGcacgtttttatgtttctagcAGAATGTGCCGACTATCACTTTGACTCACTCTTCTGCCCGCAGAGAACTTCACGGCAAAACCCGAAGTGTAATGATCCACCGTGTCACACCAGCTTAGACTCACTCCACAGCTAAGCCGGCGTGCATGCACAACACTTTCCCCACTGTGGACGTGACAGTAGCAGAGCCACAGCTTTGTCTGGGCCATCCAGGAAACCAGACATGTCAGAAGCAGTTCTCTTCTTTCTGCATGACAGTGAAATTAAGAGGATGAAGTGAACTTGCACTCAAACCGTTTTTTGAGTTTATCTTGACGTCACGCTCACGGACTTGTAGGAAGGTCGCGTGAGGCCAATAAAGCCGATCTGCTGACTCACAGAAGGGATCCTTGATTTCCACAAATCATTACAGGGGCTGAATCTATGTTGGACGAGGAGATGCATTCAAGTGGATATGACGCCTCTCACTCTTGCTATGATACTAGAAACGTGCTAAAAATGCTCTTGAAGGCCAGAGAACTTCACATCAACAACGGAACCTATTTCTGTCTCACTGAAGCATCCATTCCAGGGCCTATTACTGTCAAAGGCTCTGCACTCAGACCCGGAGGTGTCGTCATGAATAATTCCTGCTTCTTCCTCTCGTCGGCTACTTCCTGTTCGGCTTCTGTCTGTGTGGGTATGTTTATGCATGAGCCATTCATTATTGAACTCGCAGATATTCCGAGCGAAACATCTGAAGGGATGACTCAAACATCTTTGTTCAGCTTCCATTATGACACAAGCTGGGAAGGTGAAGAGGTGCCGGACAGGACCGATTAAACAACCGGGTGGAGAgcaatgaaaaacaacacaagttaTAATTTTAGTAAGCGTGTCACGACATGAGCTCTCACTTTCAGCAAAGAGGAGCACGTGACGTCAGACGTCTCTATTCGCGGCCCCGGCTCGTTTCCGACTCGCACCAAATTGGGCAGTGGTTGCTAGTTTCCATGGTTACAGTCagtaaatgtgaaaatatatcCAAGAATGACTGTAGTCACTTTGCCTCAAAAGCCCCTGACGCAATCAGGGACATATTGTGActgagtctgtctgtgttttctttcacctgCATGTCACTGATTGGCTTTTTACTTCCATGTTTCCCAATCACCCAAACGGACCCTTCTTTTGATAAGCTGTCCGTGTGTtaggggatgtgtgtgtttgtatgagacAAGGTAGGTCAGACCCATTCCGCAGTCATCTTTGAAAACCTTGATTAGTTCACTCTGGGATAAAACCTCAGAAAAGTCCTTGAACCAGATTGTGTAAACACTCAACACTCATCATGCACCCATCTTGAtctgtgcacatttcctgttgcaaaCAAAGTTTAGAGATAAAACGCTAGCTTTCATTTGGACCGAGCGCAGAGATAGAAGGGTAATTAGGGtatatttgacattttgaaCTGCACCGTATTATGCAGGACATAAGCCAGGGAAGCTGTTTTACAAGGACACTAGAAGAGTGAGTTTTCCCATCAAATTCAATCCACCAGCACCAGATCTAACGCACTCATCTGTCTTCTGACCTGTAAACCTATCGGATTTCTTTTatcgagatccatgaattattccctggtaaACAACTGAAAATGTTGACCTTGAAACTGTAACACAACATACTCAGGAGtacactttatttttttagaaaatgctctttattattaaataaataaatactgcactttttaaaacacaataatttagattacattttcatctccccctctctgcctcccagcTCAATGTGCTGAGTCCGTCTGTCAGTAGGGAGAacaaatcacagttttaaaGTTGTGATATTACACCCATCCCACTTGCACTCGCAcacgcactcgcacacacactcgcacacacacacacacacacacacacacacacacagttgaactCTGgggcatccacacacacacacacacacacacacacacacacacacacacacagtcaaatggTTTCTTTGCACTGCTGAATTGGCTGTGACATACACTGTACAACATTTAAGATAGTCCACAGTCTTGCTCTGGTAACATTCAGAGCATCAGTTTACTGAGATTTCCTCTAACAAACAGCCTCAACTATTCAATACACGATGATGCTGGAGCCAGCCCAGCTTTTGTCTTTACTTCCCAAATATCCATCTTTTCCCCCCAAACATCGGGGGTTCACACTCGTACCGACATCCTCGGCCTTTCCTCTCCTACAACAATTGTCATACAAATCAGCCCTTTTCGATCAACAGACATTGTGCTACATTTCATTTCCTCAATCTCTTTCAGAATTGTCCGTGCTGTTTCTTCCACTTGCACCTCTGCTGAGTCACGTAGGTGCAGCGCTGTAGGAATGTTAATTAACTTTGCACATTTCCATCTTTGGTCCTCCGGTCTCAAATGAGATCCTCTCTGAATCATCCTTCCACTGCGGCAGCACTGGACTTGTTTCACACTGTCCAGGAACAGGTTGTCCCGGGTTTAGCTGCATCTCTGCAGGAGCATGTTGAGCGAGTACACCATGCGTTCGCGCAGGTCGGGGGGGCAGCCGGACGTGAGCAGGGAGCTGAGCTTGAATGTTTGGGAAACACGGTCCTCGTTGATGTAAGTGAGCATGTACTCGTCTTTCTGGCAGCACAGGATGATCTTGGTGTGGTCGTGGTAAAAGTTGACCTTTGGAGAAAGAAAGTTACCTGTTAGATAATTGCAAGTTGCTCCTTACTATTTGTTGATCTGAACACTGTGTTGTGCAAAGCACCATAATGACATTCTTCTAAGCGAACCCAGCAACCCCTATGTTTTTCCatggtggtttgtgtgtttacctgaaaaGTGCCGTCATTAAAAAGCATCATGAGGGCGCGGTCGGACTTGAGCCACTGCAGCAGGTAGAGTCTGGGCATGTGTGCGTCTGTCATGCTACCCAGGTCCCCGCCCTGAGAAAGCAAAGGAGCAACACATCAGAATTTAGACAGGCTGCGACATGAAAGATGCCACTTCTAATGCTTCTGGGCGTGGAGAGACCAAAGGAACACAACAGCAAGAGGGATGGATACATTACAGGAATGCAAAAAAGGGAGCGGGGGAGCGGAGATATTTGCTTACATCCATGAGATTCTCCTCCATGTAGTGGGAGAAGTACTTGAGCACAGTGACTTGGCCAACAAAGTGTTCGGGAACCTCGCAGGTGGGGAAAACAGAGCACTGGCCCAACTCTGCATAGTAATGGATGGTCCTAAAAACATGGAGGGAAGGAGATAGGGTTATTAAACCGCTcacatgacaaaaacaaaacattcaatttATTGATTTCAGTGACATGGCAACCTAAAATCTAACCAGACAAACTAATCTACTCAAATTAAAGTCGTTAATTCTTTACTTAAACCACTGACAGCTACCTGAGAGAATTTGCACGCACTACAGCAAGCTTAAACAAGCCATCCCCATTATATGTGGTGACTAATAACTTTGAATGAGAAGGCGGAGTGTTGTGAAAGCGCAGGGCAGTGCATACTTTCTGTTAGGCAGGAGGCTCATGTGAGTGCCGTTGTTGAAGAGAACCCCGACGGTGTGGTCAGACAACTGGTAGCCGAAGCCGTACTTGTTGGAGTAGTCCACCCATTTAGTGACCCACTGGAGACTGCAGCTTGTTGAGCCCTGAGGAACGTTGTCtgctgtagggggggggggggggggggggggggacacaaaggGGGAGAGGATTAGATGAAGCTGCAGGGACGATTTAAGAAAGATTGAAAAACCTTATCTGTGCAACCTCGTTCACTTTGTTAAAGCACTCAAGTGCTTTAACAAGTGTAACTAAAAAGTGTGCTAAAAAGTGTGCTGAGGCTTTAAGCATAAGTAATGGGCTGGGaggaaatgtgtatatatatatatatatatatatatatatgtatatatttgatttacacatatatatatgaattcCAGATAAAGAGCTGTATCTCTGCAATGAAACGTGCAGTACATGGGTCATGACCTTTCAATGACTCCACTCACCTTTGGGCATATTCTCCAAACATCCCCTCAACACACTTGCGACCGTCTCAGCCACACATCCGGTTGTGTTGTCTTCCAGACCTGcaggaacaacaacagcaggtCATTTAGTTTGGTGTCACATCGAGGCAGCACGAGAAATCACTTTGCACTAAAGCCATTACAAATCTTTATAATTCAGTCATTTGCATCTACGTTGGTGTTACATAAGTCACACCATGCTGGCatcgctgtgtgtgtgcgtgggtgtgtgtgtgacttacattcactgctgctgctgcagcttcccaGACTCCCCCTGACGATCAGACGGATGGTATCTTGCGTCGCTGGGGACTGGCTCTCTGTTGCTAAGGCGACGGGGCTctctgcagatggcggaagtgGACTTCCATTCTGAGGTGAGAACCGGTGACGACAGAATTCAGAATCTGCGATTTTGGAGCATTTCCTCCTGCTATGACTCAGCAGCTACCCACAGGTGTAAAGTGGTCGGCTTTGAGGATAAAAATAAGTGACTGCTATTTTTTCATATTATACCAGTGCAGCACTGGAGTGACTCATTCGGTTGTGAATATCTCTGTGTAATTGCTGTTTGAAAAAAGTAATCATCGCCTACACTCTTGTAAACATCTTGGCTGGAGTTGAATAAATTGTCTCTTACCTCGGAAATCTTTTTGCACTGTTGTTGGCTGATGACAGTTCTCTCCAGGTCGTGCTGCAGCTTGtagatctcctcttcctctttggtTAACTTGTCTGTTAAAGACAATAACCGCACATTAAAAATCTGAGCATGGCCTTTTTCCACCATCAGCCACATGAGATAACATGTGACACCGGGTTTACTAATACTTCTTAGTACTGAAAGTCAACAGTTGGTGGATCTGATACTCACTCAGAGTCTCGTAGTATTTGACCTTGTCTCTCTTCCCACCGAAGAGCGCAGCAGCAGCTTTCTTGAAGAAGCTCTTGGCTGGACTGGAGACGTGGAAATCTGGTGCCGAGTGGCAACAGCTCGCCGACAGACGCTCTGGACTGAAGCCCTGTGGGGAAGGGGAAAAGTGGGTCAGTGTGTGGCTGGTGGGAAGGGGGTCACTGCTCTACTCCCACATGGTGACATTTAGAGAAAGACTGACAGTGAGtggaacagacagagagagagatgagtgtAGTGTCCAACCTGTGTGAAGAAGTCGTGCCTCAGAATGTGGTCCAGGTTGGGCCTGTCCTCGGGGATCTTGGCGAGCAGGCTGGCGATTAACTGCTTGGCCTGTGGCGACAGGGACGAGGGCAGGGAGTACCTCGCCTCGCGGATACACCTGTAGGTCTCCTTCAGGTTGGTGGTTTCAAACGGTGGTCGGCCCAACAGCATGGTGTACCTGGAACAGAATGGAGGTCAAACGTGAGCCCGAGTCCATCATTAACCCAGAATAACAAGTTTGTTTGTGCTATTACACTGTTTTTAGCTTACGATTCATAATAACGACAAATAATATTTAATCTTTTCAAGTTCCCTAACGATGGATTGATCGTTATCGCACTCACATTACGCAGCCGAGGGCCCAGATGTCTGATTCACAGCCGTGGCCCTGCTTGTTGAGCACCTCAGGGGACAGGTAGTTGGGAGTCCCGCAGATCGTCTTCCTCCGGTTTCCTGCCGGCTCCAACTTGGCAGCCAGACCAAAGTCCCCGACCTTCAGCTCCATCGACTCGCTGACAAAGAAGTTACCTGCAGGGGGGGGAGGAAAGGGAGCGAGATGGTGAGCACCTGATATTCAACCCAGCATCAAAGAGCGTGTGTCCCCTTGATGAATtgatttaaaagacaaactAGAGGACAAAGGTAAAGGCTGGAATAAAACAATGATATCCTCGCTGCACAGGAGGCGTCTTTACACTAGGGCACAAATTGTCTcagcagcaaaaaaaagaaattcttaCCAAGTTTCAGGTCTCTGTGCAGGATGTCTTGTTCGTGCAGATACTTCAGTCCAGAGACAATCTGCCTGAGATAGTAACGCACCTCTGGCTCAGTAAGCACCTTGCGAGCCTTGAGGATATGAGCTAACGACTGCAAAGACACAAGACATATAGGGAAGAGAATTATAAGAACTGCTTCCCACTGCATAAGAACTGTGATTTTTATTGTCACAAAACTGCAGTGAATGATTCATATGTGCAGACAGACAAAATGCATTTTTACATTAGAGGTATTGTATAGTGGGGGCAGACTCTGAATATGATATATGTGCTGACTCGTTGGTTTTGGGTGCAATGCAGGTGGGATCCACAGCATTAGTAAGGAGTTGTATAGACTTGCACTTACTTTTCTGCTGCAGTATTCCAACAGGATGTAGATGTTCTCCTTGTCCTCGAAATGATGATAGAAGTGCACTATGTGTTTGTGGTGCAGTACTCTGTGCAGCTCTATCTCTCTGTCAATCTGTCAGGggggagaaaacaaaaaaggtcAGAGAATGTAACTGGAAGtttctagttatttttttaACACTTCCCCTGTGGAACCAGTGCGCACAGGCACCGGAGCCTCGCTCTTACCTTCTCCCGCTGGTGCGGTTTGGAGACGCGCGAATGTGGGATGATTTTGGCTGCGTAAACTTTGCTGGTGGAGAGGTCTGTCATCTCGTAGCATTTTGCGAACCCTCCctggagaagaaaaaaggaaaacagtgtTAACATACTTCGCCTTGCAGGTAAATCCCAATTttcaaaaaagtgttttaaaaagacTAGAAGCTGGCGCTACCTTTCCCAAAACTTTCCCACGGCAGTAACACTTCCCCGTGGCCGAGTCGGTGATGATCCTCGCCATCTCCGAGGGCGCACTGCGCTCATCCGTCCTCTTCCTGCGCGGCTCGCAGGACCTCTGCGTCGCCtcacacatgctgctgctgttcgtCTGTTGGGGCCCGATATTCCTCTGTACCTCCATGAGCTGGGCTTTGACTCGTCTCTCACTCTGAATGCAGAGTCTCCGTCTGGGAGGATTTATAGTCTGGCAATCCTCCCCACCCCCTGTCTGCCGCCCTCCCTCTGACGTCACGGTGTGAAACGAGAGCATGAGGTCTGCCTGATATCGATTATCCATCCTGGTGGGGATGATGATGACGTTGATGATGGCAGCAATATGAAATCAAAGAGGATAAAGCaacgtgtgttttctttctcatctATGGTCATTTATGATGATTAATGATGATTTGCATCAGTTGctttaacaacaaaaacagaaatgttaTCTTTGGCAGTTTTATTCATACAGGAACCCAGTAAGTTGAATGGAGcttcttaatttgttttgcGGGCTGTTATTAAAGGATGTGTTGATCTGGTGCATTTAACTGATGGAATACCCACAATGCAGAGGATGCATGTTCTCTGAAT
The genomic region above belongs to Pleuronectes platessa chromosome 4, fPlePla1.1, whole genome shotgun sequence and contains:
- the plk2b gene encoding serine/threonine-protein kinase PLK2b isoform X2, which encodes MEVQRNIGPQQTNSSSMCEATQRSCEPRRKRTDERSAPSEMARIITDSATGKCYCRGKVLGKGGFAKCYEMTDLSTSKVYAAKIIPHSRVSKPHQREKIDREIELHRVLHHKHIVHFYHHFEDKENIYILLEYCSRKSLAHILKARKVLTEPEVRYYLRQIVSGLKYLHEQDILHRDLKLGNFFVSESMELKVGDFGLAAKLEPAGNRRKTICGTPNYLSPEVLNKQGHGCESDIWALGCVMYTMLLGRPPFETTNLKETYRCIREARYSLPSSLSPQAKQLIASLLAKIPEDRPNLDHILRHDFFTQGFSPERLSASCCHSAPDFHVSSPAKSFFKKAAAALFGGKRDKVKYYETLNKLTKEEEEIYKLQHDLERTVISQQQCKKISENGSPLPPSAESPVALATESQSPATQDTIRLIVRGSLGSCSSSSECLEDNTTGCVAETVASVLRGCLENMPKDNVPQGSTSCSLQWVTKWVDYSNKYGFGYQLSDHTVGVLFNNGTHMSLLPNRKTIHYYAELGQCSVFPTCEVPEHFVGQVTVLKYFSHYMEENLMDGGDLGSMTDAHMPRLYLLQWLKSDRALMMLFNDGTFQVNFYHDHTKIILCCQKDEYMLTYINEDRVSQTFKLSSLLTSGCPPDLRERMVYSLNMLLQRCS
- the plk2b gene encoding serine/threonine-protein kinase PLK2b isoform X1, translated to MEVQRNIGPQQTNSSSMCEATQRSCEPRRKRTDERSAPSEMARIITDSATGKCYCRGKVLGKGGFAKCYEMTDLSTSKVYAAKIIPHSRVSKPHQREKIDREIELHRVLHHKHIVHFYHHFEDKENIYILLEYCSRKSLAHILKARKVLTEPEVRYYLRQIVSGLKYLHEQDILHRDLKLGNFFVSESMELKVGDFGLAAKLEPAGNRRKTICGTPNYLSPEVLNKQGHGCESDIWALGCVMYTMLLGRPPFETTNLKETYRCIREARYSLPSSLSPQAKQLIASLLAKIPEDRPNLDHILRHDFFTQGFSPERLSASCCHSAPDFHVSSPAKSFFKKAAAALFGGKRDKVKYYETLNKLTKEEEEIYKLQHDLERTVISQQQCKKISENGSPLPPSAESPVALATESQSPATQDTIRLIVRGSLGSCSSSSECLEDNTTGCVAETVASVLRGCLENMPKADNVPQGSTSCSLQWVTKWVDYSNKYGFGYQLSDHTVGVLFNNGTHMSLLPNRKTIHYYAELGQCSVFPTCEVPEHFVGQVTVLKYFSHYMEENLMDGGDLGSMTDAHMPRLYLLQWLKSDRALMMLFNDGTFQVNFYHDHTKIILCCQKDEYMLTYINEDRVSQTFKLSSLLTSGCPPDLRERMVYSLNMLLQRCS